The following proteins are co-located in the Triticum aestivum cultivar Chinese Spring chromosome 1A, IWGSC CS RefSeq v2.1, whole genome shotgun sequence genome:
- the LOC123084807 gene encoding uncharacterized protein, producing MVNSAEPSPAAFPSDRTKEGGARGAGDGAAEVDPTPSSAHRGRLVSLPSMLKPWGSQRRLRCVPVNRHGKIIASDTGSSSNQQYDVNERLQLGLGKVAEPSGTGNPVVDKYPEVTEAVSPQPLKARPGRPRRLAMPSLMATTAASALQQAFECERRSVRADALKRPRFSVSLSVREIEEDIYGLTGALPRSHPRGRPRKVQKQIDLLFPGAWLSQINMESYRVPDNH from the exons ATGGTGAACTCGGCGGAGCCGTCGCCTGCGGCTTTCCCATCGGATCGCACCAAGGAAGGTGGGGCTAGGGGGGCAGGTGACGGAGCCGCGGAGGTAGATCCAACACCGTCGAGTGCCCACCGAGGGAGGCTGGTGTCACTGCCATCAATGCTCAAGCCATGGGGGAGTCAACGGCGGCTGCGGTGCGTTCCCGTCAACCGCCATGGCAAAATTATTGCCTCGGACACGGGTTCCTCCTCAAATCAGCAATATGATGTCAACGAGAGGCTACAGCTTGGCCTTGGCAAGGTGGCAGAGCCATCAGGCACCGGCAACCCCGTAGTCGACAAGTACCCTGAGGTCACCGAGGCGGTTTCTCCACAGCCGTTGAAGGCACGCCCTGGTCGCCCACGTCGACTTGCGATGCCATCCCTCATGGCCACGACCGCTGCGAGCGCGTTGCAGCAGGCGTTTGAGTGCGAGCGGCGGTCGGTCCGCGCGGATGCGCTCAAGAGGCCGCGGTTCTCCGTATCACTCTCCGTGAGAGAGATTGAGGAAGACATCTACGGCCTCACCGGTGCACTCCCGCGTAGCCACCCTCGCGGTCGGCCCCGCAAAGTGCAAAAGCAGATCGAT CTGCTATTTCCTGGCGCGTGGTTATCACAGATCAACATGGAGTCCTACCGGGTGCCGGACAATCACTGA